From Coleofasciculaceae cyanobacterium, the proteins below share one genomic window:
- a CDS encoding glucokinase produces the protein MFLLAGDIGGTKTILRLVEVTSVTLTEKTFKTVREAQYISASFPDLVPMVQEFLAQDKYLKPQLACFAIAGPVVNNTCHLTNLQWVLQTQRLEMELDIAKISLINDFAANSFGILGLKDFDVHTLQTGEARKDSPIAVIGAGTGLGEAFLIPQGQKYQIFASEGGHSDFAPRNDLETELLKYLRTKLKVEHISVERVVSGQGITSIYQFLRDYGFAEESVEISERIRLWEQGQKKNIDPAAIISQAAFKQSDRLCEKTMEMFVEAYGAETGNLALKLLSYGGIYIAGGIAAKILPLMQDGRFLKVFKNKGRVSTLIEEVPVHIVLNPQVGLVGSVLYGLQHQN, from the coding sequence ATGTTTTTATTAGCTGGGGATATTGGCGGAACCAAGACTATTCTGCGCTTGGTAGAGGTTACGTCAGTCACTCTGACCGAAAAGACTTTCAAAACTGTCAGAGAAGCCCAATATATCAGTGCCAGTTTTCCCGATTTAGTGCCAATGGTGCAAGAATTTTTAGCTCAGGATAAGTATCTCAAGCCACAGTTAGCCTGTTTTGCGATCGCTGGTCCAGTAGTGAATAATACCTGCCACTTGACCAATCTTCAGTGGGTTTTGCAGACGCAACGCCTGGAAATGGAGTTAGATATTGCTAAAATCAGCCTAATTAATGATTTTGCCGCCAATAGTTTCGGAATTTTGGGTTTAAAAGATTTTGATGTTCATACGCTACAGACTGGCGAGGCCAGAAAAGATTCACCCATCGCCGTCATTGGTGCAGGGACAGGTTTAGGAGAGGCTTTCTTAATCCCCCAAGGTCAGAAATATCAGATTTTTGCCAGCGAAGGAGGACACTCAGATTTTGCTCCCCGCAACGATTTAGAGACTGAACTATTAAAATATCTGCGAACTAAACTAAAAGTAGAACACATTTCAGTGGAAAGAGTAGTTTCAGGTCAGGGAATTACCTCGATCTATCAGTTTCTCCGGGATTATGGCTTTGCAGAAGAGTCAGTCGAAATTAGTGAGCGAATTAGGCTTTGGGAACAGGGGCAGAAAAAAAACATCGATCCCGCAGCGATTATATCGCAAGCAGCTTTTAAGCAAAGCGATCGCCTATGCGAAAAAACTATGGAAATGTTTGTTGAAGCTTATGGTGCAGAAACGGGAAATCTCGCCCTCAAACTGCTTTCTTATGGCGGAATTTATATTGCTGGGGGGATTGCTGCCAAAATCTTACCCCTAATGCAAGATGGTAGATTTTTAAAAGTATTTAAAAATAAAGGTAGAGTTAGCACCTTGATTGAGGAAGTTCCTGTACACATTGTTTTAAATCCCCAAGTAGGTTTGGTCGGTTCGGTATTGTACGGCTTGCAGCATCAAAATTAA
- a CDS encoding GNAT family N-acetyltransferase, with the protein MKQKYQEFLVRDWRQEDRHAAAEVIKTVLAEYGLPWQPELADRDAIEVESAYLKVGGEFWVVEQNSTIVGTAAYQPIARGQNAVEIRKMYLLPDVRGQGLGKYLLVQLEKAIAIKDYQEIWLETVSILKEAVKLYELNGYQSADGVETDRCDLVYFKQLHQETNNRI; encoded by the coding sequence ATGAAGCAGAAATATCAAGAGTTTTTAGTCAGGGATTGGCGGCAGGAAGATCGCCATGCAGCAGCGGAGGTAATTAAAACTGTATTGGCAGAGTACGGCTTGCCCTGGCAGCCAGAATTAGCAGATCGTGATGCGATTGAAGTAGAGTCGGCTTATTTAAAAGTGGGTGGTGAGTTTTGGGTAGTCGAGCAAAATTCAACTATTGTCGGGACAGCGGCATATCAGCCTATAGCTAGAGGACAAAATGCTGTAGAAATACGCAAAATGTATTTACTACCAGATGTTCGAGGACAAGGCTTGGGTAAATACTTATTAGTGCAGTTAGAAAAAGCGATCGCTATTAAGGATTATCAAGAAATTTGGCTTGAAACCGTATCCATATTGAAGGAAGCGGTAAAATTGTACGAGCTTAACGGCTATCAATCCGCCGATGGTGTAGAAACCGACAGATGTGATTTGGTTTATTTCAAGCAACTGCACCAAGAGACAAATAATCGAATATAA